A window from Garra rufa chromosome 14, GarRuf1.0, whole genome shotgun sequence encodes these proteins:
- the LOC141284325 gene encoding leucine-rich repeat-containing protein 75A-like, translating into MGAKQTKAAGQEAGASPQSAGWKRTPTKERGDILTSLMVRSGDKLRSSGTPPPYQRRIGMIQEMMLMAKQGKHDEATEMLKTLRQDLGMESTSLDDVLYRYASFRNLVDPITHDLIISLAKYIHCPKTEGDALGAMEKVCRQLTYHLSPHSQWRRQGLLKRKPQAWFPMGMENLVII; encoded by the exons ATGGGAGCGAAGCAAACAAAGGCCGCGGGACAGGAGGCAGGAGCGAGCCCTCAAAGCGCAGGATGGAAACGGACCCCCACGAAAGAGCGAGGAGACATCCTTACCTCTTTAATGGTGAGGTCAGGAGACAAACTGAGGAGCAGCGGGACTCCTCCTCCCTACCAGCGGCGCATCGGGATGATACAAGAGATGATGCTGATGGCAAAGCAGGGGAAACACGACGAAGCCACAGAGATGCTGAAGACTCTCCGGCAG GATCTGGGAATGGAGTCAACCTCTCTGGACGATGTTCTCTACCGCTATGCCAGTTTCCGCAACCTGGTGGATCCCATTACCCATGACCTCATTATCAGCCTGGCCAAATATATTCACTGCCCAAAGACG GAGGGAGATGCTTTGGGTGCCATGGAGAAGGTGTGCCGTCAGCTGACCTACCACCTGAGCCCACACTCCCAGTGGAGACGGCAGGGGCTGCTGAAGAGGAAGCCACAGGCCTG GTTTCCCATGGGTATGGAAAACCTGGTAATAatttaa